One region of Holosporales bacterium genomic DNA includes:
- a CDS encoding NeuD/PglB/VioB family sugar acetyltransferase: MKDLILIGGGGHCRSCIDVIECEGKFRILGILDKNLKIGTSVLRYSVIGDDSRIQELAGGGGGVMYFIFTLGKLELANLRKRLFDYLKKCNANISTIVSPLAHVSKYVSLGQGTIVMHHALVNSGAKIGENCIINSKSLVEHDAAVGDNCHVSTAAVINGGVVVGAGSFIGSNSVIVQGAQIPDASFIRCGCVVG; the protein is encoded by the coding sequence ATGAAAGATTTAATACTCATAGGTGGAGGTGGTCATTGCCGAAGTTGTATTGATGTCATTGAGTGCGAGGGAAAATTCAGGATACTTGGGATTTTGGATAAAAATTTAAAGATCGGAACGTCTGTTCTGAGATATAGCGTTATCGGAGATGATTCTCGTATACAAGAACTAGCTGGGGGGGGGGGGGGGGTAATGTACTTCATTTTCACCTTAGGAAAATTAGAGTTAGCCAATTTGAGGAAAAGATTGTTTGATTATTTAAAAAAATGTAATGCGAATATCTCGACAATTGTATCGCCTTTAGCTCATGTTTCGAAATACGTCAGCCTTGGCCAAGGTACTATAGTAATGCATCATGCGCTGGTAAATTCTGGTGCAAAAATTGGGGAAAATTGTATAATTAACTCAAAATCGCTTGTAGAACACGATGCTGCTGTTGGTGATAATTGCCATGTTTCAACAGCTGCAGTAATAAATGGCGGAGTAGTGGTCGGTGCAGGTAGTTTTATTGGCAGTAATTCGGTAATCGTACAAGGAGCACAGATTCCAGATGCGTCATTTATACGATGCGGGTGTGTTGTAGGTTAA